A genomic stretch from Mya arenaria isolate MELC-2E11 chromosome 10, ASM2691426v1 includes:
- the LOC128205408 gene encoding clavesin-2-like, with translation MAEYGWGLTPELVSKATTELNERQELVADAVEAVRDQMETRPDITFLRTDDAFILRFLRARKFDTFEAFKLFGRYFEYRQNHPNIFKDFNTAEHSVKEALFDGIPAVLEKPDHFGRRIIVLYSANWDNTRYGLAAIYRAILLTLEKLIDNEECQINGFVIIVDWSQFTFRQSTWLNPKILRQMIEGLQDCFPARFSAVHFVNQPWYIEAVFKMVRPFLKEKNKNKIRFHGINLGTLHTEIHKEVLPAELGGSEPPYNNQCWARKLTGDENFSFSDKHIYWPSQSQIVSRSKSFPADFYSPEKPVEDTLAGGDNKPDRGTYLDEEFFLID, from the exons ATGGCAGAATACGGGTGGGGCCTCACCCCGGAACTGGTCTCCAAGGCAACCACCGAACTCAACGAGAGGCAAGAACTGGTGGCTGATGCGGTAGAGGCTGTCAGAGACCAAATGGAGACTAGACCAGATATAA CTTTTTTACGAACTGATGATGCTTTCATTCTTCGATTTCTAAGAGCCAGAAAGTTTGACACATTTGAGGCCTTCAAACTGTTCGGCAGATATTTTGAATACAGGCAAAACCACCCCAATATCTTCAAAGACTTCAACACAGCTGAACATAGTGTTAAAGAAGCACTATTTGATGGAATCCCAGCCGTGTTAGAAAAGCCAGACCACTTTGGGAGAAGGATTATAGTGCTGTATTCCGCTAACTGGGACAACACTCGTTATGGTCTTGCAGCAATATATAGGGCAATTCTGCTGACCCTGGAGAAACTGATTGACAATGAAGAGTGTCAGATAAATGGATTTGTGATTATTGTAGACTGGAGTCAATTCACCTTCCGACAATCAACATGGTTGAACCCTAAAATACTCAGACAAATGATTGAAGGTTTGCAG GACTGTTTTCCTGCGCGTTTCTCAGCGGTTCATTTTGTGAACCAGCCATGGTATATTGAGGCAGTCTTTAAAATGGTGAGGCCCTTCCTGAAGGAGAAGAACAAAAACAAG atcCGTTTCCATGGTATCAACCTGGGCACGCTGCACACAGAGATCCACAAGGAGGTGTTACCTGCAGAGCTTGGTGGCTCAGAGCCCCCATATAACAATCAGTGCTGGGCCCGCAAACTGACAGGCGACGAGAACTTCAGCTTCAGCGATAAACACATCTACTGGCCTAGCCAGAGTCAAATTGT gtcaaggtcaaagtcattCCCGGCGGATTTCTACTCACCAGAGAAGCCTGTTGAAGACACACTGGCTGGAGGAGATAACAAGCCTGACCGTGGAACATATCTGGACGAAGAGTTCTTTCTCATTGACTAA
- the LOC128205406 gene encoding E3 ubiquitin-protein ligase TRIM71-like codes for MAEGGQCNSALANDNTFCQPCKDEGEIKDARGYCQNCQEYMCQHCIKSIHRSSKTKGHTILSGEQMPSTPPERDDQGSTEEYSEMCKVHTNEVLKFFCPDHEVFECGVCIVLNHRACSVQFVPDAAKGFSNTSEYKDQRNMLGAIQNDIQTCEDKVEERSISANEAQSIALGNLKKFRKKINEYLDETEKDIESFAEQLKARVDEKIGELRNKYVEIKGRADKSEQTLDIASSDEVRLFMTSKRSGEDIEGLKLTVDKLKKTCEQDNMRYEFKPDSVFEKILNLKRNLGKMTVTNEAENDDERNDNEDELYLNEDENDQSEGDHIASENTTFGQASIEDISVIDDNDVLKELRTCSFNCRVFNCSDVKHPCLQHSSVCISGMAVLSPGRLVVADSECNSVKLVDTSNSKVLARYSTASYPSQGQQPFDVTVVSNEKIAVTYDGNSLRILSTENNTLAELCCVPIPTPGYISYINYQFYLLSGSLISVRDDKIKDAQNSKFEFKGNLCERKPAFNTSDGNVLYVPDKAGWDTYTLRKVSLDGTILATYTDWQFRMPGVVTSVGDGTILLFNRDNQELLLMSENCEKIRSLLKFKNEDGIKNIMAMVFCSETKTLFMGGADKSKTIKAVHFT; via the coding sequence ATGGCAGAAGGAGGACAATGCAACAGTGCCCTTGCAAATGACAACACTTTTTGCCAGCCCTGTAAAGATGAAGGTGAGATCAAGGATGCACGTGGGTACTGTCAAAACTGCCAGGAGTACATGTGTCAACACTGCATCAAAAGCATCCACAGATCATCAAAAACCAAGGGACATACGATCCTTTCAGGCGAACAAATGCCTTCAACACCTCCTGAAAGAGATGACCAGGGCTCAACCGAAGAATATTCAGAAATGTGCAAGGTTCACACCAATGAAGTACTTAAGTTCTTCTGTCCTGACCATGAGGTATTTGAATGCGGAGTTTGTATTGTACTTAATCACAGAGCCTGTTCTGTTCAGTTTGTTCCGGATGCCGCTAAAGGATTCAGCAATACCTCTGAATATAAAGATCAAAGAAACATGCTCGGAGCGATACAAAACGATATCCAAACTTGTGAAGATAAGGTTGAAGAAAGATCAATCTCTGCTAATGAAGCCCAATCAATTGCTCTTGGTAATCTAAAGAAGtttaggaaaaaaataaatgagtacCTAGATGAAACCGAAAAGGATATTGAGTCATTTGCTGAACAGCTGAAGGCAAGAGTTGATGAAAAGATAGGAGAACTGAGGaacaaatatgttgaaataaaaggtAGAGCTGATAAATCTGAACAAACCCTTGATATTGCATCAAGTGATGAAGTACGGTTGTTTATGACATCAAAGAGGTCCGGGGAAGACATTGAAGGTTTAAAGCTGACAGTTGACAAACTAAAGAAGACCTGTGAGCAGGACAATATGAGATATGAATTCAAACCTGATTCTGTATTTgagaaaatattgaatttgaagaGAAATCTGGGCAAAATGACTGTGACAAACGAagctgaaaatgatgatgaaagAAATGACAATGAGGATGAGTTGTATTTAAATGAAGATGAAAATGATCAAAGCGAAGGTGATCAtattgcatctgaaaacacaaCCTTTGGCCAAGCTAGCATAGAAGATATATCGGTGATCGATGATAATGACGTATTGAAAGAACTTCGCACATGTAGTTTCAATTGCAGGGTCTTTAACTGTTCGGATGTAAAACACCCTTGTTTGCAGCACTCGAGCGTCTGTATATCCGGAATGGCTGTGCTATCCCCAGGAAGGCTCGTAGTTGCGGACAGTGAGTGTAACTCAGTGAAGTTAGTTGACACATCCAACAGCAAGGTTCTGGCTAGATACTCAACTGCCTCTTATCCATCTCAAGGTCAACAGCCATTTGATGTGACGGTAGTTTCAAATGAAAAGATTGCAGTTACTTATGATGGTAATTCTCTGAGAATTCTATCCACAGAAAATAACACGCTTGCTGAACTTTGCTGTGTTCCAATTCCAACTCCCGGATATATTTCCTACATCAATTATCAGTTCTATTTGTTATCTGGATCTTTGATCAGTGTCCGAGATGATAAAATCAAAGATGCACAGAATAGTAAATTTGAATTCAAAGGCAATCTCTGTGAAAGAAAGCCTGCATTTAACACGTCTGATGGCAATGTGTTATATGTCCCAGACAAAGCTGGCTGGGACACTTACACTTTAAGAAAAGTATCTCTAGATGGAACAATTTTGGCTACATATACCGACTGGCAGTTTCGAATGCCAGGAGTCGTAACATCTGTTGGAGACGGAACTATTCTTCTGTTTAACAGAGATAATCAAGAACTCTTGCTGATGTCAGAGAACTGTGAGAAAATAAGAAGTCTGCTGAAGTTCAAAAACGAGGATGGGATCAAGAACATAATGGCCATGGTTTTCTGTTCAGAAACCAAGACTCTCTTTATGGGTGGGGCAGACAAATCCAAAACTATAAAAGCAGTACATTTTACGTAA